TGCTGATGCAACAATTTAAGCTGCAACTGGACGCGAAAAACGCCGGTTATTCGGAATGTGAAACAGCCATTGAATTGTTAATAGATCAGTATGGAGAAAACGCTGTAAGAGAAGCGTTGCGAAAATCAAAATGAACATCTATAAGGGACTGATCGCTGGCTTGCTGGGAGCACATCAATTAGTTATTCATCGATGTAATATTTTTGTGGATCGAATTCAGGATGCTCGCTAAATGATCCATATAAAAGACGTGATGTGTCCGCATCGTCACATCTCGCTTCTTCAGCAATTTTTTTCATGAGATCATTTATTAATTGACAGTTTTGATCTGAAAGATAAAGGCGATGAGCAGAAAGCCATTGCATGGTATCATTATATTTTCTTTGAAATTTTTGATAGATCAATTCACCTTCAGCGATTTCATTGAGCGTGTTAATCCTCGCATCAATTTCTGTTCTTTTGATTGCTGGCTTTAGATCGGGAATGAAATCAACGCCTCCATCTTCAGAAACAACAATTATGAAACACGGGGATTTTAATGTTTTTGTATAACGAAGGGCAGAATTATATCTTGCTCCCCGCGATGGATCACCGTCTTGAGTAGCCATTCCGTCTAGAATTGCCCCAATAGCAAAGCAAGTACCTTTGGGATCTAGAATGATAGCACCATCTATGGCTGTTAAGCATTTTAGTATGCTTGGCACAAGATATTTGGGGGTAATCTGTGTTGATTGATTACTCAATCGTTGCGATTCTTCTTCAGCGTTTTCTGCTATTAAAAGCATGGTACCATGTTGCTCTTGCTCAGCCTCTTTTACTAATAAAACTATATGATCAATTTGATCTGGTGTCATTTTAAGAAAGATACGTGATAAATCTTTACGTAATTTATCTTCATTAAAAGAAGGTTTAGGCAAATATGGTTGGCCATATTTAACCCGCATCAAAGTTTTATCAGCATAAAGAATCTCCCAATGGTGATGGTCAAGGATATTGATCAAAAAGACCTTTTCCTGATCAATAGTTTCGCTGTTATATTTAACCAATCCATATATGTGGTTTGAATCTGTATGCATCGCCAAGTCTTGAGAAGCTAGTTCTAATAACTTTCTAGCTCCTCGTGTAATTTCGAGTTTGGCAGGTTTAGCAAATTCGATAACAGTTTGAATTCCTGAACAGTCCTTATCAGCTAGTAATAAGCAACCTTTCCCAACTATTTTCTCATAATAAGTGGGGCTATACGGTTACACGCTTCAAATAACCCATGCGCCCCTCCAGCTAATACACCCGAAACTCGATAGGTCAAGCCAACAACAAATTGATAGGCTGCCTCTCTAATAATTTCATCTGCATTCAAAACAAGAGGATATTTTCCAGGTTCGGGACCATTAAGATTAAAGACAGCTTTTTCAAGAAAATTGTGTGTTGTTGCATCGATCAATG
The sequence above is a segment of the Gimesia algae genome. Coding sequences within it:
- a CDS encoding DNA integrity scanning protein DisA nucleotide-binding domain protein is translated as MVGKGCLLLADKDCSGIQTVIEFAKPAKLEITRGARKLLELASQDLAMHTDSNHIYGLVKYNSETIDQEKVFLINILDHHHWEILYADKTLMRVKYGQPYLPKPSFNEDKLRKDLSRIFLKMTPDQIDHIVLLVKEAEQEQHGTMLLIAENAEEESQRLSNQSTQITPKYLVPSILKCLTAIDGAIILDPKGTCFAIGAILDGMATQDGDPSRGARYNSALRYTKTLKSPCFIIVVSEDGGVDFIPDLKPAIKRTEIDARINTLNEIAEGELIYQKFQRKYNDTMQWLSAHRLYLSDQNCQLINDLMKKIAEEARCDDADTSRLLYGSFSEHPEFDPQKYYIDE